A part of Gossypium hirsutum isolate 1008001.06 chromosome A07, Gossypium_hirsutum_v2.1, whole genome shotgun sequence genomic DNA contains:
- the LOC107911460 gene encoding uncharacterized protein encodes METVSMKKRFVITNVVSILCMLIAVHAQGDFPPDYSSSQSEFPQNSQDMKYPRETQKSSLEEQSHSPNTSLSSESIFPQDPNEPFEDPFESEFPNETDSNVKIQSPPPSPAPLSSATPPSPTKPPYPPKHPWILDNTCKTRCSTLCIRHKVPLLNNLCKEICGKRCILYYWQLVYNCTIHCAYSMPKICKSDKKKEAGYVSYCYHKCIKKF; translated from the exons aTGGAAACAGTTTCCATGAAGAAGAGATTTGTGATAACCAATGTAGTCTCCATTTTATGTATGCTTATTGCAGTTCACGCTCAAGGAGACTTCCCTCCTGATTATTCTTCTTCGCAATCTGAATTTCCTCAGAATTCTCAGGACATGAAATACCCCAGGGAGACCCAAAAGTCATCTCTTGAAGAACAATCACATTCTCCCAATACCTCTCTCTCTTCAGAATCTATATTTCCTCAAGACCCCAATGAGCCTTTTGAAGACCCTTTTGAATCGGAATTTCCTAATGAAACAGATTCAAATGTCAAAATCCAGTCACCTCCTCCATCTCCCGCACCTTTGTCCTCAGCTACACCACCCTCACCTACAAAACCTCCATATCCTCCTAAACATCCATGGATTTTAGATAACACTTGTAAAACAAGGTGTTCTACGCTTTGCATAAGACACAAAGTTCCTCTTCTTAATAACCTATGCAAGGAAATCTGTGGGAAAAGATGCATACtctattactggcagcttgtctACAACTGTACCATTCATTGTGCATATTCCATGCCCAAAATTTGCAAATCCG ATAAAAAGAAAGAAGCAGGATATGTGAGTTACTGCTATCACAAATGCATCAAGAAATTCTAG